In the genome of Neodiprion fabricii isolate iyNeoFabr1 chromosome 4, iyNeoFabr1.1, whole genome shotgun sequence, the window ttttttattacgtaATGGCCATGCACTCtgtaacaaaaaatgtaaatcacGAGTCACAACTCGCGCGATATATTATAAACACACGTACATAAATTGCATTCTTTATAAACAATGCTCCGCTTCTTACACTCCGTAGCCATAgacttatatttttataatcgttCACAGTAGAGGCATCTGACCCCATTTTTATTGACGATTCTGCTGCCCCTTAATCAACATTAATTACGCAATTGATGCAATTAGATGCGGCAATCGGTATTAGTACAAGTACAAGACCCGCGCATCGAATCCCTCAGTTGATCACTCTCAATCTTGCATCTTGTATTACTTTAAGTCACAAGGCGTGTGAGAATCATAACGCATACAAGAATGAACAAAGTACAGATTTACAAATTGGTGCGGCTGATTTAATTGGCATTGGGTATTCGGCTTCGAGTCAGATGCCACAGACGGCATATCAAACTTCATCCTACTTCCCAGTGTCGCATGCAGCcgcagtttttctttttttcagttttttataCAACGCAAACTTTCAAGGCTGCACATTATGTGTGATTGATTGCCGTTTGCTTACATTTAGATAACTGATTTATTTCCTGCAAGTCAGAACTTATTATCCGCATGCAGAAACTCAAGTTCAATAGAGTTGAAccgaaatgaaacatttttaccgAAGGTGAAATCACGATGGAATATAAAGCCTATACGATGTTCATTTTTGGGGAAACgaggaattttcattttgctcAACAATGCAGCCAAGTTCAGCAAAATTGAATCCACTCACAATTCACTAAAAGGTTCCGTTGACTTGGCTCTTGGTCGTAAGTTGTGTAAGTTGATTTCTATAATACAACGGCCTCCTGCTGTAAATTATAGCACTTGATTGTTAATCGGAAATTATAACGGTATTTGGTTTGATTGgcctttattatttatctacCCCTGGAGGACTTCGGCATCGGGTCTCCCAAATATGTATAGAAAACTTGTGGTATAGATATCGGTCCTAATCGTAAGTGAAGTAATGCAAACCTTACTTTAGTCAGTCGCAACTGATTGCAAAAATTCTCGCAAAATCAAGGCCGCAATTTACTGTCCGCGTACGCAATTCTATTGATATGATTCACTCTGGACTACACGAGGATGATAATATATCTGTTAATGTGTAAAATGATAAAGTCCCCAGATTATCAGGTTATGCAGATAGATTGGGTACTCAAGAGATTCGAAATATTCgtataaacattgttttcaGTTCAGGGATAGGTCAATACTTGAAATAATCCAAAGTGTCGTGCATAAATCATAAGTAGTTATGTACGAATTGATTATTCTTATGCGAAAAAAgtcttgagaaattgaaatatttccaccTCTACTACATTCGAATCACTGTGAAGCAAAAATTGTACCAGgtgttcatcatttttttccaggacaaatattccaaatttttttttgttaaacttCAAACACACTCCGATACTATAATTCGTAGCATACAGCAACAAGCCATTCgcttgaataaattcgttTTAGTCTACAAATTTCAATGCATCGAAAGTTCATATAAAATGAATGTATTTCGCATGTAATCATGAACACCTGGCCACAATAAAATATGAGTACGGTACCAATGTAAGGAATAAAAAGATAGCGGAGATAGATGACCATGTTTTGctttctttgtttgttttttacgcATAGATCTATTTCGCAAGGATTTCCATCTGCACTTATGAGTGCGTGCTTAACGGAAAGTTATCTCGAAACCCGCACAAAATGAGGCAAGAAGACGTCGAAATTGCATATTTAACCCTTTAATTCACGTTGGGACGCTCAGCGTCCTAtctttttttgcaactttttaTTTACTAAACTACTTTTTGGTAACAActatcgatttttttgttccgcatggtccctgaaatatttccatgtataaaaaacaatgtataatttatttatttacttattgcAAAGATAGCACGTGTAAACAAATGGTCGAAATTCGTACAtttccacgaaaaaaaaacaacattttctACTAATCTACCATGCAAATGAATGCAAATTTTGTACACAGACTTAATACACACTAGAAAGTtctacagaaatttttcaaaatgtttcttcttgtttttgtctgtccgccatattggatccgctatTTTGCATACTCGAATTTTGGATTCAGATTCATAATCGACGACCCAAAAGCCCGTGTAtgtaaaatttcaagcgaatcgcatctaaaaaaaaaaaagaatatacgCATGAAAGGATTGAAATACAGCAGAAGTCTAAATGTTTCTCGACTTCTCTCTGAACATCGATCAGTGAAAAATCAGTGTATGcacagtaaaaaaattgtcactgGGAGTCAGTGAATTTTCACTGATTCAAATATACAGTTCCATTTATTCTGAGAACCTTTAATAGTTAGGCACTATAGAACAAACTTGTATTGGCACCATAATTTCAGTTCTaccaatataaatatatgtaattaattatttccctCATCTTTCTTGCGAAGAGGATAGTTTATTGCCTTTCAAACAAAATCTAACAGCAGAAGTTATACCATTCGGATTTTATAAATCTAAGCGAGTAGTCTGACCTAGCCCCTGATTGATCGCCACAATCGTACACGCCCCTGACGTACTTggcatgattttttttctcgatcaaATAAATCAATCCGCGGTGAATTGTTTCCTCTGTGCGTAATACCCACATAACGATGCACCGAGTACGAACGCTTACATTGCATATCAATATAACGATCTACGAATGCATcgatgtatgaaaattttgccTTGCCACCGTGCAGGCcgttgtacgtacgtatgtagtGTAGATTTGACCGCTGCAGGTCGCGTATCGATAACTATACAACGCGTAATTAAAATAACGTACGTCACAAGCAACGCACACACGCATTTTCTCGTAAATAGGCGGGATCTCGCGTGAAAGGCGAGAGGCGGTAACATGCGTGTGTCAATAAATCGTCGCAGTTGGTTTCGGAGCAACGGCAACTAATTCAGCAGCAAAACCGAAGCTCCGAAGGCATATTTATGCGTCGCTTCGCGCCCGCTAGCTACTCGCGTTACTTAATTTTATCATTCGGGCGTTAACGTGCAGTTGCGTTTCATGCCTCTACCGATTCTGAGGGCACCGATTCAAGGTTCTACTTTCATATGCGTGCGTTGCGTGCGCGTGTATTCACGCCGTAACGTGCGTGCGACGAGGAGTGATTCGATTGAATATATTTGTCTCTGTCACTGGGAGACAAAATTATCCTCCGATGGTTTTCATTTCGGTATTTCCGCACCTTGCACGCGGTGAATATAGTTATTGACGGTGTTTGTGCGCGGACGCTGCTACTCGTCACAACGAAATCGGACTTCTCTCGTGCCTGATAAatggtttaaaaataaatgactgTCGGTGACTTATAGGTATGATACAGGTGCATACCCGACGTACAGTATGTATTCCGCTACGCATGTATGAGTCCCTATTACGGTATTTCGCCTCGGTGCACGAGTGAAGTTTCACATTGAATATTGGCTTCTTTCCTGTGCGGTGCACTTTGAAAGTCCAAGTTTTTAAACTAACTATTCACGCGCGGTGACACACGCAGTAACATACGTAATTGGGCAtcttgtcacgagcatcgcGTCGTCGTAGCTCGGCGTTTCGCCGAATTAAATATGACGTCTTCGGTTTTTAGACATAGTGGAAAATTCATACGGATGAAGACTGAACGCGTTAGCTTTATCAAATGATTTATTAGTGTGCGTTTTGTTCGAGCAGACTTGCCGTCGACGGTTTACTGCCTACCGCACGGCAAGCATACCTGGTAACATAACACAACATAACCACACTGCGAACATAACCTCAAAGCGGACAACGACGGATATCTCTCTGTCCCAGTGGCGGAGAAAAGTTTGGAGAGAATACGTGTCGCGTCGACGTTTTGTCGTCGTGGGGTATTTTTAACGCCTGTAAGTACATTTCATCCCTCCTCCCTTCACCCGGATTTTCTCTGCGTTTAACATCGATAGCCGCAAAGATAAATCCGCGCTCCCAGCGATTCGGATTCTTTccacatgtatatacatataaacgttatttcgtttttaatACCCGAGGCGAAACGTAATTGCGTCATATTTAGGTTTTATTCAGAACCGGAATCCCAACGGATTCCAACCGAGCCTAACTACTTTATCACTTCTAGACAATATTTGACTAACCGCAATGCAGCCCGTCGAGGATGTTCCACTTATTCAGCTAAAAGCTCCAAAAATATCTACGGATTTAAAGTGGTTTACTTACCTTGTGACAATTTGACCCGCTgtagttttctatttttgtcaATATCGATGCTACGCTTCACTCAGAGGCTTTGGAAAAtgttgattttcaattaacgCTTCAATGTATGCAATGCTCTCGCTAAAATCACTTTTagtcaaaaattgaattttgttcgAAACAtaatattctttaatttaaactcttgtgtgtgtgtgcatttTCAACCAACGTGCCGGCTTCTAACCCTGTGAGTTCAATAATTTCTTCAGAATCTCGTAACCATGTGTGGTATTCTATCAAAATgcaattaaaaacaaaatataaaacgtCACTGAAGATTCTCCTTCCGAAATTTCTTGTATTTTGTTAATATAAGTTAGAGTATTTCCTAAGAAAGACATAACATCTTGAAGTACActaattcaatgaaaatttatctgaTCATTCAAGGTGGGACGATTGAACTGCAGTCTTGCCTTGTTtgtttcttctatttttaaataatcgcCAAGTCAAgtaacttttttattacagatatTCAACAAGTCATTAAATCCAAGCCTATATGTTATCAGCGGAGAAGTGACGCTGGAAATTTGTCTCTGCCTAGGATATGTTGGCAACGTGGCCTTAATGTGAAATGTCCCGCAGCCTGCCGGACAGAGTGGCAGGGCTTTATTATGCCCACGGCCTATTCTGTTCATCGCATCCCGTTGCCGTAATTTCATTGGCAATATCTGTCGTTTTGCTATGCTGGTTAGTCATTATATTTATCATTCTGGTATATCTTATCGGTAACATAATGTCATTAACAGTTTGTTGAAAGATTAGTCCAAGCATGCGGGgcagaaaaaaagtttatctGCTTGTCCGTATCTGAATGTTTGGAAATACTGCATATCGAGAAACTGATATATAACAAATGTTTTTAACAAATCAGTACTACGATTGATATTTATGCAATTTTCTTGTAGCTATCCTCTAGTGAATCTTCCTATGCCAGGAAATGCTCCTCGAACAATAATAAACCAAACAGAGGTGCCTGTTAACGGTTCGGAAACCCCTGCGTTATACGTGCAACAAGTAACATTGAGGGTGGGAGTTGTCCCATGGACCGAAGACCTCAGCTTGACGGATGCATTCAGAGGACCGctttatgaaatatttaatttattggAAATCATCCGAAACTATCAGGACCCAGAAACGTAACGATGCAACTTTATCAATGGATTTCGTTCCTACAGAAAAGATTAGTTGCCCAACTTTCCATCcacatttattatttcagaCTAAAGACCCTTGGTCAGGTTTGCCTCCACGTCGAGGCTGTGAAACGAAGAAATGCCAAAAAACCAGATGTTCTACCGGAATACAACTGCCTTGTTTTGTCACCTGCAAATCTATGGCAGCAAAGTTTGGAGCTCTTCAATCAGGACACCAATCTTATCAACACTATTTACTCGTATCAGGTAACTAACTATCAAAAACTCAATCTTTTCCTTTCTCACGCATGTCATATCAGCGATTGAATCTAACTCTCCGGCAAGGTTGGGGGCTTAGAGGAActtgtgaaaaatgtaaaaatctcTATCTATATCCCAACAATACTGGTGCAACCAATAGCTTGAAATGATTGACGCTTGAAATATAATTCTCTAATGTTTGTGTAGAATTTGCAAAAGAGCAAGATCAGCCTTGCAGAAATAATGTTTGGCATGAGCCTGAAAGAGACCGGAATAAAACGTTATCCTATTCGCGTCAGGCAACGAGTAATTCAATACGCCGTGACAATTGTTCTCAAAGAACACGATCCTCGGTAAGTAATGGAGTTGattatttgaaacatttgGTATCCagattttttgttgaatttcagGATAAAACTAATAGTTTTCAACTGGTGATTTACAGATTCATAAAAGGATTGAAACATCGACTAACAATGTACTATCCTCTTCATCAGTCGCcagataaaaattcatcatatACGCTACCAGTTGACGAGACATTGCACATATTTTATCCTGGTGAATTCAATTACTGCGATTTCTTTCCGCTTGTCATGACATTTTTTGccttatttttatacgtttatttttctgttcGTAAAATCGAGCTGATTAAGTCTAAAATTGGGATGGCGTTCAGTGCGAGTATTACAGTCGCTGCTTCCTTATCAATGAGCGTTGGACTGTGTTTCTTTTTCGGATTGACTCTCAGCCTGAgtggaaaagaaatatttccgtACTTAGTTCTGGTCGTTGGGCTAGAGAACGTACTGGTTCTGACAAAGAGCGTCGTTAGCACACCGGCTCATCTAGACGTGAAAATCCGCGTTGCTCAGGGCTTATCGAAGGAAGGCTGGTCAATAACTAAGAACCTATTAACCGAGGTCACTATCTTGACCATTGGATTATTTACATTCGTTCCGGCCATTcaagaattttgtattttcgcCATTGTCGGATTACTGAACGATTTCTTCCTTCAGatggtatttttttccaccattcTCGCAATAGACATCAGGAGAACCGAGCTGTCAAGCGATACGTCAAGATTTCATTTACCAAATGGTCCATCGATGCGTAGACAACAGTTCACAacatttcaaaacaaaaaaggcAACATGTTTCGCTCCAAATCACATCCAAGATTAAATGGCCTGGTCAGCAACGGCCCGACAAACGTCGTAGCCCCAAACACTCAAAACACTCCAACGCTTGTAAAGATACCAAAACGCTTGAGGCTTGTTCATTTTTGGGCAAGAACAAGgatttttcaaagagcattcaTGGTTTGGATGGTAGTTTGGATCAGCATGATCATATACAACTCGGGTATCATTGAACACCTGATTAGATTGAGCGATCCGTCCAAACACGAAGCCGACATTGACGGATATACGCTTGACAGGCCACGGACGGTGAATAATTACATCGAATTCAACACTGTGAAACCTTTATTCACCTCGTCTTCGACACTTCCGCCAAATCATTTGAACGATCaggtgaataaattaattgacaAAATACGTATGAGCGGTGAAATTTGTTTGCAAAAGAATTCACTACTAAAAGTAATCATTTTTCTCAGAGTCCGTTATCAAACAATATTACCGAAGAGCTCAACAAGTTACGCCCTGTTGATTTTCCACCCTGGAATCGTTTGTCGTTGTACCACTGGTCGTCGATTCATTCATTGTACAATATATCGCTGGCTGGTGAACAAATATCGATACTTCCTACTATCAAGCTGGCTCATGCTGTAAACCCTCAGCTGGCTAGGCAAATAAGCAATCCAAATGACATACAGCAGTTCCAATGGCAAAGCCTCGCGACAGCTGCTCTTGACCCCTTGGATTTTTCAGGTGAGCAGTTTCTattcaatattataaattgaattaattgcCCGATTGgttgtctaatttttttttcttatgcaGAAGCACTCTAATGAACTTTGTAGTTAATCACGTCCTAAAATCATAGGCGGTAATGTTATTCTAGACAAGTCTTAGACAATGTTTACTCATACTCCCATTATTCTAATTAATAAGTATATTAACGAATCGACATCATAAAACTTGTCTCAATATTTAGTCTAGCCTTTATGATCTCTAATGCTACGGGTAAAGATTCCTAcgctgaaaaaattgattttgataaGAATACGCTCTTGACATAGTGTTATTGACTTATCATATAACCTATGACCTtagcaaaaatatatttgaattatcTTCAAAGTGGCAACCATCGCTCGTACTCATTGgccttcaaattttttttgttttgcctAATTCTCGATTACCCCAACTTCCATAATCTACTcattaaaatttgattattgcAGATATGGAAGTACCAACCAGATCTGAAGGACGAGGCTTTAATGCTCCTTTTGTGCCATCTAGTCcgatggaaatatttttggcaGCTTTGCTATGCCTGATCAGTGTAATAGTCGTCGCTTATACAATGGTAGTTCTCTATCGTTGTATTTGCAGCAGGAATTATGCAGAGTGGCGGGCTAGTTGGCACCAGCAAGAGAAGTCAAACGATTCCGTGACTCAACTCGTCATGGAAGCCGTGCCTTTGGTACTGGAAGGTCATACCCAAGAAGTCGAATGTATAGCAACAGACGGAAACACGATAGCCAGTGTATGCTTGGCTGGGCATATCAGAGTTTGGGATTCGATATCGGGAGAACAATTGGCTCACATAGACAGAAAGCAATTTTTCGGTAACTCCGCAAAGGATTTGAATCAGACGATTCCAGACTCTGAGGAGTTAATGTCAGATTACGAGAGCGGTTCCCCTCCATCCAGGGGCGAGATGGAAACTGCT includes:
- the LOC124180047 gene encoding sterol regulatory element-binding protein cleavage-activating protein isoform X1 — translated: MSRSLPDRVAGLYYAHGLFCSSHPVAVISLAISVVLLCCYPLVNLPMPGNAPRTIINQTEVPVNGSETPALYVQQVTLRVGVVPWTEDLSLTDAFRGPLYEIFNLLEIIRNYQDPETLKTLGQVCLHVEAVKRRNAKKPDVLPEYNCLVLSPANLWQQSLELFNQDTNLINTIYSYQNLQKSKISLAEIMFGMSLKETGIKRYPIRVRQRVIQYAVTIVLKEHDPRFIKGLKHRLTMYYPLHQSPDKNSSYTLPVDETLHIFYPGEFNYCDFFPLVMTFFALFLYVYFSVRKIELIKSKIGMAFSASITVAASLSMSVGLCFFFGLTLSLSGKEIFPYLVLVVGLENVLVLTKSVVSTPAHLDVKIRVAQGLSKEGWSITKNLLTEVTILTIGLFTFVPAIQEFCIFAIVGLLNDFFLQMVFFSTILAIDIRRTELSSDTSRFHLPNGPSMRRQQFTTFQNKKGNMFRSKSHPRLNGLVSNGPTNVVAPNTQNTPTLVKIPKRLRLVHFWARTRIFQRAFMVWMVVWISMIIYNSGIIEHLIRLSDPSKHEADIDGYTLDRPRTVNNYIEFNTVKPLFTSSSTLPPNHLNDQSPLSNNITEELNKLRPVDFPPWNRLSLYHWSSIHSLYNISLAGEQISILPTIKLAHAVNPQLARQISNPNDIQQFQWQSLATAALDPLDFSDMEVPTRSEGRGFNAPFVPSSPMEIFLAALLCLISVIVVAYTMVVLYRCICSRNYAEWRASWHQQEKSNDSVTQLVMEAVPLVLEGHTQEVECIATDGNTIASVCLAGHIRVWDSISGEQLAHIDRKQFFGNSAKDLNQTIPDSEELMSDYESGSPPSRGEMETANSYGLYSNLSGAQVRKRNEGMSYDVRHSPGSSLDYDYQINEYSPEKQSELMRRSIDSSFNFPDLRSTINTNFSAMKYSPVQKNYEQGFDFGDRYKQLFEEHRKSIDEIQKSEISDRLTLPNNRLNNTESISSVNSLGTDKTVQITSQNVSPIWCIDYQENLIVVGCANGNLEFWEGTTGLLKCIFDDGSGLGISAIKFIGNRVVAAKLNGSLDFFQLEIYNRGQHMDWCTTSYRRTHNRTRSAGSPMDMDNFIPTEDNLRCMKIGSHRAHQQPITVLDSEGGRVLTGSQDHTLKVYRLEDQLPLYTLHGHCGPISCLFIDRVSPMTSGSGSQDGLLCVWDLLTGACMYSTQAHDGAVAAITCSASYVISIGTDERLCVWERFQGHLLHALPAHRAAYSPQLVMLTHHLLITSNQGCLVVWDVRTGEAVREVRLGHKDSCIFVKQMLALRDSVVCDFSRQLRIVRFPLVYDKVD
- the LOC124180047 gene encoding sterol regulatory element-binding protein cleavage-activating protein isoform X2 translates to MSRSLPDRVAGLYYAHGLFCSSHPVAVISLAISVVLLCCYPLVNLPMPGNAPRTIINQTEVPVNGSETPALYVQQVTLRVGVVPWTEDLSLTDAFRGPLYEIFNLLEIIRNYQDPETLKTLGQVCLHVEAVKRRNAKKPDVLPEYNCLVLSPANLWQQSLELFNQDTNLINTIYSYQNLQKSKISLAEIMFGMSLKETGIKRYPIRVRQRVIQYAVTIVLKEHDPRFIKGLKHRLTMYYPLHQSPDKNSSYTLPVDETLHIFYPGEFNYCDFFPLVMTFFALFLYVYFSVRKIELIKSKIGMAFSASITVAASLSMSVGLCFFFGLTLSLSGKEIFPYLVLVVGLENVLVLTKSVVSTPAHLDVKIRVAQGLSKEGWSITKNLLTEVTILTIGLFTFVPAIQEFCIFAIVGLLNDFFLQMVFFSTILAIDIRRTELSSDTSRFHLPNGPSMRRQQFTTFQNKKGNMFRSKSHPRLNGLVSNGPTNVVAPNTQNTPTLVKIPKRLRLVHFWARTRIFQRAFMVWMVVWISMIIYNSGIIEHLIRLSDPSKHEADIDGYTLDRPRTVNNYIEFNTVKPLFTSSSTLPPNHLNDQSPLSNNITEELNKLRPVDFPPWNRLSLYHWSSIHSLYNISLAGEQISILPTIKLAHAVNPQLARQISNPNDIQQFQWQSLATAALDPLDFSDMEVPTRSEGRGFNAPFVPSSPMEIFLAALLCLISVIVVAYTMVVLYRCICSRNYAEWRASWHQQEKSNDSVTQLVMEAVPLVLEGHTQEVECIATDGNTIASVCLAGHIRVWDSISGEQLAHIDRKQFFGNSAKDLNQTIPDSEELMSDYESGSPPSRGEMETANSYGLYSNLSGAQVRKRNEGMSYDVRHSPGSSLDYDYQINEYSPEKQSELMRRSIDSSFNFPDLRSTINTNFSAMKYSPVQKNYEQGFDFGDRYKQLFEEHRKSIDEIQKSEISDRLTLPNNRLNNTESISSVNSLGTDKTVQITSQNVSPIWCIDYQENLIVVGCANGNLEFWEGTTGLLKCIFDDGSGLGISAIKFIGNRVVAAKLNGSLDFFQLEIYNRGQHMDWCTTSYRRTHNRTRSAGSPMDMDNFIPTEDNLRCMKIGSHRAHQQPITVLDSEGGRVLTGSQDHTLKVYRLEDQLPLYTLHGHCGPISCLFIDRVSPMTSGSGSQDGLLCVWDLLTGACMYSTQAHDGAVAAITCSASYVISIGTDERLCRERVRE
- the LOC124180047 gene encoding sterol regulatory element-binding protein cleavage-activating protein isoform X3, whose translation is MSRSLPDRVAGLYYAHGLFCSSHPVAVISLAISVVLLCCYPLVNLPMPGNAPRTIINQTEVPVNGSETPALYVQQVTLRVGVVPWTEDLSLTDAFRGPLYEIFNLLEIIRNYQDPETLKTLGQVCLHVEAVKRRNAKKPDVLPEYNCLVLSPANLWQQSLELFNQDTNLINTIYSYQNLQKSKISLAEIMFGMSLKETGIKRYPIRVRQRVIQYAVTIVLKEHDPRFIKGLKHRLTMYYPLHQSPDKNSSYTLPVDETLHIFYPGEFNYCDFFPLVMTFFALFLYVYFSVRKIELIKSKIGMAFSASITVAASLSMSVGLCFFFGLTLSLSGKEIFPYLVLVVGLENVLVLTKSVVSTPAHLDVKIRVAQGLSKEGWSITKNLLTEVTILTIGLFTFVPAIQEFCIFAIVGLLNDFFLQMVFFSTILAIDIRRTELSSDTSRFHLPNGPSMRRQQFTTFQNKKGNMFRSKSHPRLNGLVSNGPTNVVAPNTQNTPTLVKIPKRLRLVHFWARTRIFQRAFMVWMVVWISMIIYNSGIIEHLIRLSDPSKHEADIDGYTLDRPRTVNNYIEFNTVKPLFTSSSTLPPNHLNDQSPLSNNITEELNKLRPVDFPPWNRLSLYHWSSIHSLYNISLAGEQISILPTIKLAHAVNPQLARQISNPNDIQQFQWQSLATAALDPLDFSDMEVPTRSEGRGFNAPFVPSSPMEIFLAALLCLISVIVVAYTMVVLYRCICSRNYAEWRASWHQQEKSNDSVTQLVMEAVPLVLEGHTQEVECIATDGNTIASVCLAGHIRVWDSISGEQLAHIDRKQFFGNSAKDLNQTIPDSEELMSDYESGSPPSRGEMETANSYGLYSNLSGAQVRKRNEGMSYDVRHSPGSSLDYDYQINEYSPEKQSELMRRSIDSSFNFPDLRSTINTNFSAMKYSPVQKNYEQGFDFGDRYKQLFEEHRKSIDEIQKSEISDRLTLPNNRLNNTESISSVNSLGTDKTVQITSQNVSPIWCIDYQENLIVVGCANGNLEFWEGTTGLLKCIFDDGSGLGISAIKFIGNRVVAAKLNGSLDFFQLEIYNRGQHMDWCTTSYRRTHNRTRSAGSPMDMDNFIPTEDNLRCMKIGSHRAHQQPITVLDSEGGRVLTGSQDHTLKVYRLEDQLPLYTLHGHCGPISCLFIDRVSPMTSGSGSQDGLLCVWDLLTV